Proteins co-encoded in one Firmicutes bacterium CAG:345 genomic window:
- a CDS encoding ribosomal RNA small subunit methyltransferase I (product inferred by homology to UniProt), whose product MNAKAIFSYKGNSKPILYLIPTPVGNIQDIGERSKEILASSDLIACEDTRNTQMLLSRLNINNKNLISCYSQTELQQAEKIISRMLTEKLIVSYCSDAGSPGISDPGGLLASLAIKNNIPVSAIPGPTAFVPALTASGFNSAQFTFIGFLPTKESNRIKTLEKYVQREETLIFYEAPHRLLDTLKSMEKIFGKDRRACLGREISKLYEQYIRGTLEEISTIEEDFIRGEFVIIIEGKKEEDTELSEEDLIKLLQEELKKDQSLNDIAKNISDTTGLRKNYLYKLLVKIKNDL is encoded by the coding sequence ATGAACGCTAAAGCAATCTTTTCTTATAAAGGCAATTCCAAGCCTATTTTATACCTAATACCTACTCCTGTTGGAAATATTCAGGATATAGGAGAAAGAAGTAAAGAAATTTTAGCATCTAGTGATTTAATTGCTTGTGAAGATACTAGAAATACTCAAATGCTTTTATCAAGACTTAATATCAACAATAAAAATCTTATTTCTTGTTATAGCCAAACAGAACTCCAACAAGCTGAAAAAATAATCTCTAGAATGCTAACAGAAAAACTTATTGTTAGTTATTGTTCTGATGCTGGCTCTCCTGGTATATCCGATCCAGGTGGCTTATTAGCTAGCTTAGCTATAAAAAATAACATACCTGTATCAGCTATTCCCGGTCCAACAGCCTTTGTTCCAGCCTTAACTGCTTCCGGGTTTAATTCAGCACAATTTACATTTATTGGCTTCCTTCCTACAAAAGAATCCAATAGAATTAAAACTTTAGAAAAATACGTTCAAAGAGAAGAAACATTGATTTTTTATGAAGCACCTCATCGTCTTTTGGACACTTTAAAATCCATGGAAAAAATATTTGGAAAAGATAGACGAGCTTGCTTAGGCCGAGAAATTTCCAAATTATACGAGCAATATATAAGAGGCACATTAGAAGAAATATCAACAATTGAAGAAGATTTTATTCGCGGGGAATTTGTCATTATTATCGAAGGAAAAAAAGAAGAAGATACTGAACTAAGCGAAGAAGATTTAATAAAATTATTACAAGAAGAATTAAAGAAGGACCAAAGCCTCAATGATATTGCCAAAAATATATCTGATACAACTGGTCTAAGAAAAAACTATTTATATAAACTTCTAGTCAAAATAAAAAATGATTTATGA
- a CDS encoding unknown (no significant homology to UniProt), translating to MKKNKFLSYLGLTLAVLGTAGFIFLYNYPYNSVNFTKLSYQNYDLTNLNLNSSNIANIEKIEETNDFTSAISAYNLKSITDYNDFKTKANISLENNYEDNFSKQNNILAISFKGSAITNSKAIKFKIDNNLTKITIGVENDFILTGKADKDENTYTYYLFPYSSNNEIENIAITFKKI from the coding sequence ATGAAAAAAAACAAATTCTTATCTTATTTAGGATTAACATTAGCAGTACTTGGAACAGCTGGTTTTATTTTTCTTTATAACTATCCATATAATTCCGTTAATTTTACTAAGCTATCATATCAAAATTACGATTTAACAAATTTAAATTTAAATTCTTCTAATATTGCCAACATTGAAAAAATAGAAGAAACAAATGATTTTACATCTGCAATAAGTGCTTATAATTTAAAATCAATAACCGATTATAACGATTTTAAAACAAAAGCAAACATAAGCCTAGAAAATAATTATGAAGACAATTTTTCAAAACAGAATAATATTTTAGCAATAAGTTTCAAAGGAAGTGCAATTACAAACTCTAAAGCCATTAAGTTCAAAATAGATAATAATTTAACTAAAATTACTATCGGAGTTGAAAATGATTTCATCTTAACTGGTAAAGCTGATAAAGATGAAAACACCTATACTTATTATTTATTTCCCTATAGTTCAAATAATGAAATAGAAAATATTGCTATAACCTTTAAAAAAATATAA
- a CDS encoding putative uncharacterized protein (product inferred by homology to UniProt), with protein sequence MTETQYLIGVSTSGSPLIYYTSSFPLELGTKVVVDTPNIGTTIGTVQNNKKSEITEGFLPITRIATKDDLVIFEKNSKIEKDIFNVVTLGAKRYNLNMKIISTIVSLDFSKLLVIYSSDDRVDFRELVKELHRTFRTHIEMKQIGTRDRAQIIGGIGVCGLPLCCSTFIKNFDIISINMAKNQMLSLNIPKLSGQCGKLICCLKFEDENYTELKKHSPKINETYKYKNSIYKVTSVNLFTGMITLSNGTEFVTLTKQELRKVPRVTNER encoded by the coding sequence ATGACAGAAACTCAATATTTAATAGGAGTATCCACATCCGGATCTCCACTCATTTACTACACATCATCTTTTCCTCTTGAACTAGGAACTAAAGTAGTAGTTGATACACCTAATATAGGGACAACTATTGGAACTGTTCAAAACAATAAAAAAAGCGAAATAACAGAAGGCTTTCTTCCAATCACTAGAATTGCAACAAAAGATGATCTTGTAATTTTTGAAAAAAATAGCAAAATTGAAAAAGATATATTTAACGTCGTAACTCTTGGAGCAAAACGTTACAATCTCAATATGAAAATTATTTCAACTATAGTTTCTTTAGATTTTTCTAAATTACTAGTTATCTACAGCTCTGATGATAGAGTTGATTTCAGAGAATTAGTAAAAGAATTACATCGTACTTTCAGAACTCATATTGAAATGAAACAAATAGGAACAAGAGATCGCGCACAAATTATCGGTGGCATTGGTGTTTGTGGTCTGCCTTTATGTTGCTCAACTTTTATAAAAAACTTCGATATCATATCAATCAATATGGCTAAAAATCAAATGTTATCTTTAAATATACCTAAACTATCTGGTCAATGCGGAAAACTAATTTGTTGTTTAAAATTCGAAGATGAAAACTATACTGAACTCAAAAAGCATTCACCAAAGATCAATGAAACATATAAATATAAAAATTCAATTTATAAAGTAACATCAGTTAACTTATTTACCGGTATGATAACTTTATCTAACGGAACAGAATTTGTCACTTTAACCAAACAAGAATTAAGAAAAGTACCAAGGGTTACAAATGAACGCTAA
- a CDS encoding dNA polymerase III subunit delta' (product inferred by homology to UniProt): MTKEEFLKNQPLISSFYLNAVKKNHLPHALLIYGDNLAPIDEIAEFLAKSLFCDENLACSNCEHCKLFDENRIGDFYIIDGRNQNIKKDQIEELSNQFVLTNKEENKCAAYIIYEVSNMTEESANALLKFLEEPPANVYAILTTTSKESILPTIISRVVSLRAFPQKYNYEEGSIDPKALFLIQGLRLKEDPLEIAADKTFNTVFEMAIDFLNLLVFNYEKGIDLLFSKISANLKDQTCYNYFYGIVYQVFICISTNNTDSPFKEIILGLKSHKEAIYNATIFLEKILSAKKLNYNFTLVLGKLATILEAK; encoded by the coding sequence ATGACTAAAGAAGAATTCTTAAAAAATCAACCATTAATATCATCTTTTTATCTTAATGCTGTTAAAAAAAATCATTTGCCTCATGCTTTATTAATTTACGGAGACAATCTTGCACCAATCGATGAAATTGCCGAGTTTCTAGCAAAATCATTATTTTGTGATGAAAATTTAGCTTGCTCAAATTGTGAACATTGTAAACTTTTCGATGAAAATAGAATTGGCGATTTTTATATTATCGATGGCAGAAATCAAAACATAAAAAAAGATCAAATTGAGGAACTATCAAATCAATTTGTTTTAACTAACAAAGAAGAAAATAAATGTGCAGCATATATAATTTATGAAGTTTCAAATATGACTGAAGAATCAGCCAATGCTCTTTTAAAGTTTCTGGAAGAACCTCCAGCAAATGTCTATGCTATTTTAACCACCACTTCAAAAGAAAGTATTCTTCCGACAATTATTTCTCGAGTTGTAAGTCTTAGAGCTTTTCCACAAAAATATAATTATGAAGAAGGCAGCATTGATCCTAAAGCTTTATTTTTAATTCAAGGATTAAGACTTAAAGAAGATCCTTTAGAAATTGCAGCTGATAAAACATTTAATACTGTATTTGAAATGGCAATAGATTTTTTAAATTTATTAGTTTTCAATTATGAAAAAGGTATTGATCTTCTATTTTCAAAAATCAGTGCAAATTTAAAAGACCAAACATGTTATAATTACTTCTATGGTATCGTTTATCAAGTATTTATTTGCATTTCAACAAATAATACTGATTCACCATTCAAAGAAATAATTCTCGGCTTAAAAAGCCATAAAGAAGCTATATATAATGCAACAATATTTCTTGAAAAAATATTGTCCGCTAAAAAATTAAATTATAACTTCACACTTGTTTTAGGCAAATTAGCCACAATATTGGAGGCAAAATGA
- a CDS encoding thymidylate kinase (product inferred by homology to UniProt): protein MKPGKLITFEGGEGSGKSSILKKISEELQKRNIPFIITREPGGTKISEEIRSIILDKQNTAMDKKTEALLYCASRRQHLVEKVFPSLEKGINVISDRYIDSSLVYQGYARGLGFDSVMDINLFAIDNRLPDKTLYFSIRPEVGLARINKNSNREVNRLDLENLEFHNLVHDGYEKLAKLYPDRIIKIDAEKTFDDVYNTVLKIILEELKDD from the coding sequence ATGAAGCCAGGAAAATTAATTACTTTTGAAGGTGGAGAAGGCTCTGGAAAAAGTTCAATCTTAAAAAAAATATCTGAAGAGCTTCAAAAAAGAAATATTCCTTTTATCATCACTAGAGAACCGGGTGGCACAAAAATATCTGAAGAAATTCGCTCTATTATTTTAGATAAACAAAATACTGCCATGGACAAAAAAACAGAGGCTTTATTATATTGTGCCTCAAGAAGACAACATCTTGTCGAAAAAGTTTTTCCTTCCTTAGAAAAAGGAATAAATGTAATATCTGACCGCTATATCGATTCTAGTTTAGTGTATCAAGGCTACGCCCGCGGATTAGGATTTGATAGTGTTATGGACATAAATCTTTTTGCTATAGATAATAGACTTCCTGATAAAACATTATATTTTTCCATAAGACCTGAAGTAGGGCTTGCAAGAATTAATAAAAATAGCAATCGCGAAGTAAATAGACTAGATTTAGAGAATCTTGAATTTCATAATTTAGTCCATGATGGTTATGAAAAATTAGCCAAATTATATCCAGATAGAATTATTAAAATTGATGCAGAAAAAACCTTTGATGATGTTTATAATACTGTTTTAAAAATTATTCTTGAGGAATTAAAAGATGACTAA
- a CDS encoding unknown (no significant homology to UniProt) — translation MKKILKFCSVFFKCTGTLISILMVSIVLLGFEKTPGIYINYVEMPLYAEFLNAKSVKYYINSYGASHYEIEVEKIEYNKNIATTLMFAEKFEVTDNRFIYFDNYYIFSIVIDDDFNAIPSELIKK, via the coding sequence ATGAAAAAGATTTTGAAATTTTGTTCTGTTTTTTTTAAATGTACTGGAACGTTGATTAGTATTTTAATGGTATCGATAGTTTTGTTGGGATTTGAAAAAACACCCGGAATATATATAAATTATGTTGAAATGCCTTTATATGCTGAATTTTTAAATGCTAAAAGCGTTAAATATTATATCAATAGCTACGGGGCTTCTCATTATGAAATTGAAGTAGAAAAAATTGAATATAATAAAAATATAGCGACAACTTTAATGTTTGCCGAAAAGTTTGAAGTTACAGATAATCGATTTATTTATTTTGATAATTATTATATATTTAGCATTGTAATCGATGATGATTTCAATGCTATTCCTTCAGAATTAATAAAAAAATAA